A stretch of the Onychomys torridus chromosome 23, mOncTor1.1, whole genome shotgun sequence genome encodes the following:
- the LOC118573030 gene encoding LOW QUALITY PROTEIN: tubulin alpha chain-like 3 (The sequence of the model RefSeq protein was modified relative to this genomic sequence to represent the inferred CDS: substituted 1 base at 1 genomic stop codon), translated as MTAFAQHKADDVVHVGKYHSLFHPEQLVNGKEDASNNYARGCYSVASEVIELVLERIRKLAEQCSGLQGFFIYXSFGGGSGSGFTSLLMERLSLEYCKKTKLEFSVYPSPRVSTAIVEPYNAILTTHSTIEHSDCTFMVDNEAVYDICHHKLGVERPSYASINRLMAQVLSSITASLRFEGPLNVDLIEFQTNLVPYPRMHFPITTLAPIISADKAYQEQLSVPDITAACFEFSNQLVKCDPRLGKYMACCQLYRGDVVPKDVNAPITAMKSRTSVQFVDWCPTGFKVGINHQPPTVIPGGDLARVQRAVCMLSNTTAIVEAWARLDHKFDLMYAKKAFLHWYITEGMEQGEFIDAREDLAALEKDYEEVGLSFSCKDDYANEC; from the exons ATGACTGCTTTTGCTCAACACAAAGCAGATG atgtGGTCCATGTGGGGAAGTACCACTCACTCTTCCACCCAGAACAGCTTGTGAATGGAAAGGAGGACGCTTCAAACAACTATGCACGAGGTTGCTACTCCGTGGCCTCAGAGGTCATTGAGCTTGTGCTAGAAAGGATCCGAAAGCTAGCAGAACAATGCAGTGGACTTCAGGGATTTTTTATTTACTGAAGCTTTGGAGGAGGCTCAGGGTCTGGATTTACATCTCTCTTGATGGAGCGACTCTCACTAGAGTATTGCAAGAAGACAAAATTGGAGTTCTCTGTCTATCCATCTCCTAGAGTCTCCACTGCTATAGTGGAGCCTTACAACGCCATCCTCACCACTCATTCTACCATAGAACATTCAGACTGTACCTTCATGGTGGACAATGAGGCTGTCTATGACATCTGCCATCATAAACTTGGTGTTGAACGTCCTTCCTATGCTAGTATCAATAGGTTGATGGCCCAGGTGTTATCTTCCATTACTGCTTCACTCCGATTTGAGGGGCCTTTAAATGTGGACTTAATTGAATTCCAGACCAACCTAGTACCTTATCCCAGGATGCATTTCCCTATCACGACCCTTGCCCCCATCATCTCTGCTGACAAAGCCTACCAAGAGCAGCTCTCTGTACCTGACATCACTGCTGCTTGCTTTGAGTTCTCCAACCAGTTGGTCAAGTGTGATCCTCGGCTTGGGAAGTACATGGCTTGCTGCCAACTATACAGAGGAGATGTGGTCCCTAAGGATGTGAATGCACCAATTACAGCCATGAAGTCAAGGACCTCTGTTCAGTTTGTTGATTGGTGTCCAACTGGTTTCAAGGTGGGCATCAATCATCAGCCACCTACAGTGATTCCAGGAGGGGATCTAGCCAGGGTTCAGCGGGCTGTGTGTATGTTGAGCAATACCACAGCAATTGTGGAAGCCTGGGCCCGCCTGGACCACAAATTTGACCTCATGTATGCCAAAAAGGCATTTCTGCACTGGTATATCACAGAAGGCATGGAACAAGGGGAGTTTATAGATGCCAGGGAAGATCTGGCTGCTCTGGAAAAAGATTATGAGGAAGTGGGGCTGAGTTTCTCATGTAAAGATGACTATGCAAATGAATGCTGA